A single region of the Novosphingobium sp. SL115 genome encodes:
- a CDS encoding exodeoxyribonuclease VII small subunit, with amino-acid sequence MGTMPDIAGFTFEEALKELENVVRRLESGEAPLDESIQLYARGDALRQHCQARLDAAQARIEAIVADRDGKPQALRSFDETAG; translated from the coding sequence ATGGGAACCATGCCGGATATCGCGGGCTTCACGTTTGAAGAGGCCCTGAAGGAACTGGAGAACGTCGTCAGGCGTCTCGAAAGCGGGGAAGCGCCGCTGGATGAATCGATCCAACTGTATGCGCGCGGCGATGCTTTGCGGCAGCACTGTCAGGCACGGCTTGATGCAGCGCAGGCCCGAATCGAGGCGATTGTGGCCGACCGTGACGGCAAGCCGCAGGCTTTGCGGTCATTCGACGAAACCGCGGGTTGA
- the ilvN gene encoding acetolactate synthase small subunit, with amino-acid sequence MHIPQEAQERHVLTITVDNEAGILAKIAGLFTARGYNIDSLTVADITDEHDLSRITIVTHGPPPVIDQIRAQLERLVPVHKVTDLTEVGPFVERELALIKVSGKGENRVEALRLADVFRAKVVDTTTSSFIFELTGAPDKINSFVALMKELGLVEVGRTGIVGMVRGPAAA; translated from the coding sequence ATGCACATCCCTCAGGAGGCGCAGGAGCGCCACGTCCTCACCATCACGGTCGATAACGAAGCGGGTATCCTCGCCAAGATCGCCGGACTGTTCACCGCGCGCGGCTATAACATCGATAGCCTGACCGTAGCCGACATTACCGACGAACACGATCTCAGCCGGATCACCATCGTCACCCACGGCCCGCCCCCGGTGATCGACCAGATTCGCGCCCAGCTTGAACGGCTGGTGCCGGTTCACAAGGTTACCGACCTTACCGAAGTCGGCCCCTTCGTCGAACGCGAACTGGCGCTTATCAAGGTTTCGGGCAAAGGCGAAAACCGCGTCGAGGCCCTGCGCCTTGCCGATGTATTCCGCGCCAAAGTGGTCGATACCACCACATCCAGCTTCATTTTCGAACTCACCGGCGCGCCGGACAAGATCAATTCCTTCGTCGCCCTGATGAAGGAACTGGGCCTTGTCGAAGTGGGCCGCACCGGCATCGTCGGCATGGTTCGCGGCCCTGCCGCGGCATAA
- the ilvB gene encoding biosynthetic-type acetolactate synthase large subunit, translating to MTTERSGAEILVESLVAKGVEFVFGYPGGAVLPIYDALFGDERLRHILVRHEAGAAHAAEGYARATGKPGVVLVTSGPGATNAVTGIADAFMDSIPMVVITGQVPTGLIGSDAFQEADTVGITRHCTKHNYLVKDPSQLAATIDEAFRIATEGRPGPVVIDIPKDVQIASAAWTSAAPQQRNRYSPQTEGGSAEIAQAIDMIARAKAPVFYTGGGVINSGPEAARLLRELQSLTGAPVTSTLMGLGAFPADHPAWLGMLGMHGTYEANMTMNRADLVVCIGARFDDRVTGRLDAFAPNSKKIHIDIDRASINKTVAVDLPVIGDCGKVLAQLIEAWLQRGYKAQDLTEWHARIDGWRARKSLSYPRKSTAIMPQLAIERLYELTKHKEPIISTEVGQHQMWAAQHFHFMKPNKWLTSGGLGTMGYGLPAAIGAQAGFPETLVIDIAGDASIQMNIQELGTATQYRLPVKVFVLNNEWMGMVRQWQELTYESRYSNSYSDSLPDFVRLAEAYGWKGIRITDESELDAGIQAMMDHDGPVFVDCLVAKEANCFPMIPSGAAHTDMILYGDEVAGTMDDEAKALV from the coding sequence GTGACAACCGAGCGCAGCGGCGCCGAGATCCTGGTTGAAAGCCTTGTCGCCAAGGGCGTCGAATTTGTATTCGGCTATCCCGGTGGCGCAGTGCTCCCGATCTACGATGCGCTGTTCGGCGATGAACGCCTCCGCCACATTCTCGTCCGTCATGAAGCCGGCGCCGCCCACGCGGCAGAAGGTTACGCGCGCGCCACGGGTAAGCCCGGCGTGGTCCTGGTCACCTCCGGCCCCGGTGCCACCAATGCCGTCACCGGCATTGCCGATGCTTTCATGGATTCGATTCCCATGGTCGTCATCACCGGACAGGTGCCCACCGGCCTGATCGGTTCGGACGCTTTTCAGGAAGCCGACACGGTTGGCATCACGCGCCACTGCACCAAGCACAACTATCTGGTCAAAGACCCGTCGCAGCTCGCCGCGACGATTGACGAGGCGTTCCGCATCGCCACCGAAGGCCGCCCCGGCCCGGTCGTGATCGACATTCCCAAGGACGTGCAGATCGCCTCTGCCGCGTGGACCAGCGCCGCGCCGCAACAACGCAACCGCTATTCCCCTCAGACCGAAGGCGGCTCTGCCGAAATCGCGCAAGCGATCGACATGATCGCCAGGGCCAAGGCTCCGGTGTTCTACACCGGCGGCGGCGTCATCAATTCCGGGCCAGAAGCCGCGCGGCTTTTGCGTGAACTTCAGTCGCTCACTGGTGCGCCGGTCACCTCCACCCTGATGGGCCTTGGCGCGTTCCCGGCCGATCATCCAGCGTGGCTGGGCATGCTGGGCATGCACGGCACCTATGAAGCGAACATGACGATGAACCGGGCTGACCTTGTGGTCTGCATCGGCGCGCGTTTTGACGATCGCGTCACCGGTCGTCTCGATGCCTTCGCGCCCAACAGCAAGAAGATTCACATCGATATCGACCGCGCGTCGATCAACAAGACCGTTGCCGTCGATCTGCCGGTCATCGGCGATTGCGGCAAGGTTCTGGCCCAGTTGATCGAAGCCTGGCTTCAGCGCGGATACAAAGCGCAGGACCTGACCGAATGGCACGCCCGCATCGATGGCTGGCGCGCCCGCAAGAGCCTGTCCTATCCGCGCAAAAGCACGGCCATCATGCCACAGCTCGCGATTGAACGGCTGTATGAGCTGACCAAGCACAAAGAGCCGATCATCAGCACCGAAGTTGGCCAGCATCAGATGTGGGCGGCACAGCACTTCCACTTCATGAAGCCAAACAAGTGGCTGACGTCAGGTGGCCTTGGCACCATGGGCTATGGCCTTCCCGCCGCCATCGGCGCGCAGGCCGGTTTCCCTGAAACACTGGTGATCGACATCGCGGGCGATGCTTCGATCCAGATGAACATTCAGGAACTGGGCACCGCCACGCAGTATCGTCTGCCGGTCAAGGTGTTCGTGCTGAACAACGAATGGATGGGCATGGTCCGCCAGTGGCAGGAACTGACCTATGAAAGCCGCTATTCGAACTCCTATTCGGACAGCCTGCCCGATTTCGTCCGCCTTGCCGAAGCTTATGGCTGGAAGGGCATCCGCATCACCGATGAAAGCGAACTTGACGCTGGCATTCAGGCGATGATGGATCACGACGGTCCGGTCTTTGTCGACTGCCTCGTGGCCAAGGAAGCCAACTGCTTCCCGATGATCCCGTCGGGCGCTGCGCACACTGACATGATCCTTTATGGGGACGAAGTGGCAGGCACGATGGACGACGAAGCCAAAGCGCTGGTCTGA
- the ilvC gene encoding ketol-acid reductoisomerase, giving the protein MKVYYDADCDLNLITDKKIAILGYGSQGHAHAQNLRDSGVKDVAIALRPGSASAKKAEAAGFKVLANAEAAAWADVLMILAPDEHQAAIYADDLHANMKPGAALAFAHGLNIHFGLIEARADIDVIMIAPKGPGHTVRSEYQRGGGVPCLVAIHQNVTGNAHDVALAYASGVGGGRSGIIETNFREECETDLFGEQAVLCGGATALVQAGFETLVEAGYAPEMAYFECLHELKLIVDLMYEGGIANMRYSISNTAEYGDIKTGPRIITDETKKEMKRVLADIQSGRFVKDFVLDNRAGQPELKAARGLAQRHPIEETGAKLRAMMPWIGANKLVDQTKN; this is encoded by the coding sequence ATGAAGGTCTATTACGACGCAGATTGCGATCTGAACCTCATCACCGACAAGAAGATCGCCATCCTCGGCTATGGTTCGCAGGGCCATGCCCATGCGCAGAACCTGCGCGATTCGGGCGTGAAGGACGTGGCCATCGCGCTGCGTCCCGGTTCGGCCAGCGCCAAGAAGGCTGAAGCTGCGGGCTTCAAGGTTCTTGCTAACGCCGAAGCCGCTGCATGGGCCGACGTGCTGATGATCCTCGCACCTGACGAACATCAGGCCGCGATCTATGCCGATGACCTGCACGCCAACATGAAGCCCGGCGCGGCGCTTGCCTTCGCCCACGGCCTCAACATCCACTTCGGCCTGATCGAAGCGCGCGCTGACATCGACGTCATCATGATCGCGCCCAAGGGTCCGGGCCACACCGTTCGCAGCGAATATCAGCGTGGCGGCGGCGTGCCCTGCCTCGTTGCCATCCACCAGAACGTGACCGGCAACGCGCATGACGTCGCGCTTGCTTATGCTTCGGGCGTTGGTGGTGGCCGCAGCGGCATCATCGAAACCAACTTCCGCGAAGAATGTGAAACCGACCTGTTCGGTGAACAGGCCGTGCTGTGCGGCGGCGCAACCGCGCTGGTGCAGGCTGGTTTCGAAACGCTGGTTGAAGCCGGTTACGCACCGGAAATGGCCTATTTCGAATGCCTTCACGAACTGAAGCTGATCGTCGACCTGATGTATGAAGGCGGCATCGCCAACATGCGCTACTCGATCTCGAACACCGCTGAATACGGCGACATCAAGACCGGCCCGCGCATCATCACCGATGAAACGAAGAAGGAAATGAAGCGCGTTCTGGCCGATATTCAGTCGGGCCGTTTCGTGAAGGACTTCGTGCTTGATAACCGCGCTGGCCAGCCGGAACTCAAGGCAGCACGTGGCCTGGCCCAGCGTCACCCGATCGAGGAAACCGGCGCCAAGCTGCGCGCGATGATGCCTTGGATCGGCGCGAACAAGCTGGTCGACCAGACCAAGAACTGA
- the miaA gene encoding tRNA (adenosine(37)-N6)-dimethylallyltransferase MiaA: MSTDYSPTIPKRAAKPRLALIAGPTASGKSDLAVKLALHAHARGQEAVVINADSAQVYADLRVVSARPSDEEMQGVPHVLFGAWDGAHPCSAADWASAAKAEIAAAHARNALSILVGGTGLYIRTLLDGISPVPQIDPQVRDAVRAMPLDQAYAALAAEDPDRAARLAPADSQRITRALEVVRSTGHPLTHWQQQLSGGIGHTVDLAPVILLPERQWLYRRCNLRFDLMWQGGALEEVKALLARNLPESLPVMRAIGVPEIAAFLRGEILRESAISAGQQATRNYAKRQYTWLRHQNPGDWPRIEYENSIDSANIASLLRI; this comes from the coding sequence ATGAGCACAGATTATTCCCCTACGATTCCAAAACGGGCGGCGAAGCCAAGACTGGCGCTAATTGCAGGGCCAACGGCCAGCGGCAAGAGCGATCTGGCAGTAAAGCTTGCATTGCACGCGCATGCGCGCGGGCAAGAGGCGGTCGTCATCAATGCCGACAGCGCGCAGGTCTATGCCGATCTGCGCGTGGTCAGCGCCCGCCCGTCTGATGAAGAGATGCAGGGCGTGCCCCACGTCCTGTTCGGCGCATGGGACGGCGCGCACCCCTGCTCCGCCGCCGATTGGGCCAGCGCCGCCAAGGCCGAAATCGCCGCCGCCCACGCCCGCAATGCGCTGTCGATCCTTGTCGGCGGCACCGGCCTATATATACGCACCTTGCTGGACGGCATTTCCCCGGTGCCCCAGATCGATCCGCAAGTGCGCGATGCCGTGCGCGCCATGCCGCTGGATCAGGCCTACGCCGCGCTGGCAGCCGAGGACCCCGACCGCGCCGCCCGGCTCGCCCCGGCAGATTCGCAACGCATCACCCGCGCGCTCGAAGTCGTGCGCTCCACTGGCCACCCGCTCACTCATTGGCAGCAGCAGCTCAGCGGCGGCATTGGCCATACCGTCGATCTCGCCCCCGTCATCCTCCTGCCCGAACGCCAGTGGCTCTATCGCCGCTGCAACTTGCGCTTTGACCTGATGTGGCAAGGCGGCGCGCTTGAGGAAGTCAAAGCCCTGCTCGCCCGCAACCTGCCCGAATCGCTTCCCGTGATGCGCGCCATTGGCGTGCCAGAAATCGCTGCCTTCCTGCGCGGAGAAATCCTGCGGGAATCGGCCATTTCGGCGGGTCAACAGGCCACGCGCAATTATGCCAAGCGGCAATACACCTGGCTCAGGCACCAGAATCCGGGCGACTGGCCGCGCATTGAGTACGAAAATTCCATTGACAGCGCCAATATAGCAAGTTTATTACGCATATAG
- a CDS encoding YceI family protein — translation MLKLPKLSTALKVALPLALAAAAAPMVAQMPEVPGKADKARVVAGTYTADAGHSLVAWKVNHFGFNDYFGLFGDVSGTLEIDPANPAAAKVSVKIPVSKVVTASAGLTGHLLKPAAEGKPADFFGAAPADATFVSTSVAPGADGTSAKITGNLTLNGVTKPVTVDATFAGAGTNPFSKAATLGFHGKAAIKRSDFNIKYGLPFVSDDVMLDITAAFEKK, via the coding sequence GTGCTCAAGCTCCCCAAACTTTCCACCGCCCTCAAGGTCGCGCTGCCGCTCGCTCTGGCCGCTGCTGCTGCGCCAATGGTCGCGCAGATGCCCGAAGTTCCGGGCAAGGCTGACAAGGCCCGCGTCGTCGCCGGCACCTACACCGCCGATGCCGGTCACTCGCTGGTCGCATGGAAGGTCAACCACTTCGGCTTCAACGATTATTTCGGTCTGTTTGGCGACGTGTCGGGCACTCTCGAAATCGACCCGGCCAACCCTGCCGCCGCCAAGGTGTCAGTCAAGATTCCGGTCAGCAAGGTCGTTACCGCCAGCGCCGGGTTGACCGGGCACCTGCTCAAGCCTGCCGCCGAAGGCAAGCCTGCCGACTTCTTCGGCGCAGCGCCCGCCGATGCCACTTTCGTGTCGACCAGCGTCGCGCCCGGCGCAGACGGGACTTCGGCCAAGATCACCGGCAACCTCACGCTCAACGGCGTGACCAAGCCGGTGACCGTTGACGCCACTTTCGCAGGCGCTGGCACCAACCCGTTCAGCAAAGCCGCAACGCTTGGCTTCCACGGCAAGGCCGCGATCAAGCGTTCGGACTTCAACATCAAGTACGGCCTGCCCTTCGTTTCGGACGACGTGATGCTCGACATCACCGCCGCGTTCGAAAAGAAGTAA
- the purL gene encoding phosphoribosylformylglycinamidine synthase subunit PurL, giving the protein MSQITADIVAAHGLSEEEYQRVLNALGREPNLVELGIFSVMWSEHCSYKSSRLHLKKLPTSAPWVICGPGENAGVIDIGDGQAAIFKMESHNHPSYIEPYQGAATGVGGILRDVFTMGARPVANMNALRFGRPDHPKMKHLVQGVVAGIGGYGNCVGVPTVGGETNFHPAYDGNILVNAMTVGVADTDKIFYSAATGLGNPIVYVGSKTGRDGIHGATMASADFGEDSEAKRPTVQVGDPFTEKLLIEACLELMATDAIVAIQDMGAAGLTSSSVEMATNGKAGIILNMDNVPCREEGMTPYEMMLSESQERMLMVLKPGKEAMAEAIFKKWELDFAVIGEVTDTGHMVLTFEGEVVCDIPLGPLAEDAPLYDRPSLNLADYKAWANVAPVGNVAESADLGADLVKLIGCPDLANRRWIFEQYDSQVGADTLQKSGGDAAVVRIHGSKKALAMSTDCSPRYCYADPYEGGKQAVAETWRNICAVGARPLAITNCLNFANPQRPEIMAQIVQALNGMGDACRALDYPIVSGNVSLYNESKATGGGSAILPTPAIGGVGLMLDHDVMTTVAFKTDGDAIWLVGGEGTHLGQSLYLREIHGREAGDAPAVDLALERKNGEQVREWIAGGKLTAVHDISDGGLLVALAEMALAGNKGCALDVTLDTAAAFGEDQSRYIVTTAAGEVLEGATRIGTVGGSQVAGIEVAALREANEAFFRDWMEG; this is encoded by the coding sequence ATGTCTCAGATCACCGCCGATATCGTCGCCGCCCATGGGCTGTCCGAGGAAGAATACCAGCGCGTCCTCAACGCGCTTGGGCGTGAACCGAACCTTGTCGAACTCGGCATCTTTTCGGTCATGTGGTCAGAGCATTGCTCCTACAAATCCAGCCGCCTTCACCTGAAGAAACTGCCAACTTCGGCCCCGTGGGTCATCTGCGGCCCCGGTGAAAACGCGGGCGTCATCGACATTGGCGATGGGCAGGCCGCCATCTTCAAGATGGAAAGCCACAACCACCCCAGCTACATCGAACCCTATCAGGGTGCGGCAACCGGCGTTGGCGGCATTCTGCGCGACGTGTTCACCATGGGCGCACGCCCGGTAGCGAACATGAACGCGCTGCGCTTTGGCCGTCCCGATCACCCCAAGATGAAGCATCTGGTGCAGGGTGTGGTTGCGGGCATTGGCGGTTATGGCAACTGCGTCGGCGTGCCGACCGTGGGGGGGGAAACCAACTTCCACCCCGCCTATGACGGCAACATCCTTGTCAACGCGATGACCGTTGGCGTGGCTGATACCGACAAGATCTTCTACTCTGCGGCAACCGGCCTTGGTAACCCCATCGTCTATGTCGGGTCGAAGACCGGGCGTGACGGCATCCATGGCGCCACCATGGCCAGCGCCGATTTTGGCGAGGATTCCGAAGCCAAGCGCCCCACGGTGCAGGTCGGCGACCCCTTCACCGAAAAGCTGCTGATCGAAGCCTGCCTCGAACTGATGGCGACTGACGCCATCGTGGCGATTCAGGACATGGGCGCAGCGGGCCTTACCTCGTCCTCGGTCGAAATGGCCACCAACGGCAAGGCCGGCATCATCCTCAACATGGACAATGTGCCCTGCCGTGAAGAGGGCATGACCCCTTATGAAATGATGCTGTCGGAAAGCCAGGAGCGTATGCTCATGGTGCTGAAGCCCGGCAAGGAAGCCATGGCCGAAGCCATCTTCAAGAAGTGGGAACTCGACTTTGCCGTAATCGGTGAAGTGACCGACACCGGCCACATGGTCCTGACCTTCGAAGGCGAAGTGGTGTGCGATATTCCGCTTGGGCCTTTGGCCGAAGACGCGCCGCTCTATGATCGCCCCTCGCTCAACCTTGCCGATTACAAGGCATGGGCCAATGTCGCGCCGGTGGGCAACGTGGCAGAAAGCGCCGATCTCGGCGCAGATCTGGTCAAGCTGATCGGCTGCCCCGATCTTGCCAACCGCCGCTGGATTTTCGAACAATACGATTCGCAGGTCGGCGCGGACACCTTGCAAAAGTCGGGCGGTGACGCCGCCGTCGTGCGCATCCACGGCAGCAAGAAAGCGCTGGCGATGAGCACGGATTGCAGCCCGCGCTATTGCTATGCCGACCCTTACGAAGGCGGCAAGCAGGCCGTCGCCGAAACGTGGCGCAACATCTGCGCGGTCGGTGCGCGTCCGCTCGCCATCACCAACTGCCTCAACTTCGCCAACCCGCAGCGCCCCGAAATCATGGCGCAGATCGTTCAGGCGCTGAACGGCATGGGCGATGCCTGCCGCGCGCTGGATTATCCCATCGTGTCGGGCAACGTCTCGCTCTACAACGAATCGAAGGCGACCGGCGGCGGCTCAGCCATTCTGCCCACGCCCGCCATCGGCGGTGTCGGCCTGATGCTCGACCATGATGTGATGACCACGGTGGCATTCAAGACCGATGGCGACGCCATCTGGCTCGTCGGTGGCGAAGGCACCCACCTTGGCCAGTCGCTTTACCTGCGCGAAATCCATGGCCGCGAAGCGGGCGATGCCCCTGCGGTCGATCTGGCACTGGAACGCAAGAACGGCGAACAGGTGCGCGAATGGATCGCAGGCGGCAAGCTCACCGCCGTTCACGACATTTCGGACGGCGGCCTGCTCGTCGCGCTCGCCGAAATGGCGCTGGCCGGAAACAAGGGCTGCGCGCTGGACGTGACGCTCGATACGGCAGCAGCCTTCGGTGAAGACCAATCGCGCTACATCGTCACCACCGCTGCGGGCGAAGTGCTGGAAGGCGCAACCCGCATCGGCACGGTCGGCGGATCGCAGGTTGCAGGCATCGAAGTGGCGGCCCTGCGCGAAGCCAACGAAGCCTTCTTCCGCGACTGGATGGAAGGCTAA
- the coaD gene encoding pantetheine-phosphate adenylyltransferase — protein MAERIGVYPGTFDPITLGHLDIIRRGAKLVDKLIIGVTTNPSKNPMFTPEERMDMVAREVAEQGIDNVEVVGFNALLMKFARRQGASVIVRGLRAVADFEYEYQMAGMNQQLDAEIETVFLMADVSLQPIASKLVKEIALFGGDITDFVTPTIRDEVAARVDKIGRLGDY, from the coding sequence ATGGCGGAACGTATCGGCGTTTATCCGGGCACTTTTGACCCGATCACGCTGGGCCATCTCGATATCATCCGGCGCGGCGCAAAGCTGGTCGACAAGCTGATTATCGGGGTGACCACCAATCCTTCGAAGAACCCCATGTTTACGCCCGAAGAGCGGATGGACATGGTGGCGCGCGAAGTGGCCGAACAGGGCATCGACAATGTCGAGGTCGTGGGATTCAACGCGCTGCTGATGAAGTTTGCGCGGCGGCAGGGGGCCAGCGTGATCGTGCGGGGGCTGCGCGCGGTGGCTGACTTTGAATATGAATACCAGATGGCAGGCATGAACCAGCAGCTTGATGCCGAAATCGAGACGGTATTCCTGATGGCCGACGTCAGCCTGCAGCCGATCGCATCGAAGCTGGTCAAGGAAATCGCGCTGTTCGGCGGCGATATTACCGACTTTGTGACCCCGACGATCCGCGATGAGGTTGCAGCGCGCGTCGACAAGATTGGTCGTCTCGGCGACTATTGA
- a CDS encoding I78 family peptidase inhibitor produces MLKASLGVALLCSAYAMAPATAAAVGLQMTRTPSPPGVPGAAPPLSASPQQPDTCGLLRARRLIGSPGDAQARVRVTQTIGHPRLRWITPGAAITHDYRADRLNLILDDQGMIRTVRCG; encoded by the coding sequence ATGCTAAAAGCGTCGCTGGGCGTGGCCTTGTTGTGTTCGGCCTACGCCATGGCCCCTGCGACTGCGGCTGCCGTCGGCCTGCAGATGACGCGCACGCCCAGCCCGCCAGGCGTTCCCGGCGCGGCCCCACCCCTTTCGGCCTCGCCACAACAGCCCGACACATGCGGTCTCTTGCGCGCCAGACGCCTGATCGGGTCACCCGGCGATGCGCAGGCCCGCGTTCGCGTTACTCAAACCATCGGCCACCCCCGTCTGCGCTGGATCACACCGGGCGCGGCCATCACCCACGATTACCGCGCCGACCGGCTCAATCTGATCCTCGACGATCAGGGCATGATCCGCACAGTGCGCTGCGGATGA
- a CDS encoding DUF2177 family protein, with protein sequence MQIVIAYVATAVVFGALDALWLGWAGKALYRPALGNLLAANFRPAPALVFYACYIAGIVWFAIRPGLSQSDPSQALATAALNGALLGALCYMTYDLTSQAVMARWPVHITVIDIAWGTFATALAATLATWVAQRFAG encoded by the coding sequence ATGCAGATCGTAATCGCCTATGTCGCGACGGCCGTGGTGTTCGGCGCGCTTGATGCGCTCTGGCTCGGCTGGGCAGGAAAGGCGCTTTACCGCCCTGCGCTGGGCAATCTCCTTGCGGCAAACTTTCGGCCAGCGCCGGCATTGGTGTTCTACGCCTGCTACATCGCTGGTATCGTATGGTTTGCCATCCGCCCCGGCCTGTCACAATCCGATCCGTCGCAAGCCTTGGCAACCGCCGCGCTCAACGGCGCGCTACTGGGGGCCTTGTGCTACATGACCTATGATCTCACCAGTCAGGCGGTGATGGCGCGCTGGCCCGTGCATATCACCGTTATCGACATTGCCTGGGGCACGTTTGCCACCGCGCTTGCCGCAACTCTTGCCACTTGGGTCGCGCAAAGATTCGCAGGCTGA
- a CDS encoding Coq4 family protein, with protein MTGALQADLPIYDERRPELRLRPAKAWRHFQNLLKDKENTEEVFHIFESLPWRNLRSSAERFLRTERGQALRAREPWLPAILDDHEALRRMPEGSLAHAYCDFMEREGLSAQGLVDEFEKFASKHEKFDDQFTWYLNRMRDVHDLLHVLTGYGRDALGEACVLAFTYSQQPSPAHLFIGYMAGLNIRKQTRGTAPVLKAVREGQKLGKACPRLCEQAITELLPLPIDEVRRKLNITPPGHYRKAHAIWQDIGVDPYDLLGKNAKLAA; from the coding sequence ATGACCGGCGCGTTGCAGGCCGACCTTCCCATTTATGACGAGCGACGGCCAGAATTGCGCCTGCGCCCGGCAAAGGCGTGGCGGCATTTTCAGAACCTGCTGAAAGACAAGGAAAACACCGAAGAGGTGTTCCACATTTTTGAATCGCTGCCGTGGCGCAACCTGCGTTCGTCAGCGGAGCGGTTTCTGCGGACCGAACGGGGGCAGGCTTTGCGTGCGCGCGAGCCATGGCTTCCGGCGATTCTCGATGACCATGAAGCGCTGCGGCGGATGCCCGAAGGATCGCTGGCACACGCCTATTGCGATTTCATGGAGCGTGAAGGGTTGAGCGCGCAAGGGTTGGTGGACGAGTTCGAGAAGTTTGCCAGCAAGCACGAAAAGTTCGATGACCAGTTCACCTGGTATCTTAACCGGATGCGCGATGTGCATGACCTGTTGCATGTCCTGACCGGTTATGGCCGCGATGCGCTGGGCGAGGCTTGCGTGTTGGCGTTCACGTATAGCCAGCAGCCCAGTCCTGCGCATCTGTTCATCGGGTATATGGCCGGGCTGAACATCCGCAAGCAGACGCGCGGAACCGCACCTGTGTTGAAGGCCGTGCGTGAGGGGCAGAAACTGGGCAAGGCCTGCCCGCGCCTGTGCGAACAAGCGATTACCGAACTGCTGCCGCTGCCCATTGATGAAGTGCGACGCAAGCTGAATATCACGCCTCCGGGGCATTACCGTAAGGCCCATGCCATCTGGCAGGATATCGGGGTCGATCCCTATGACCTGTTGGGCAAAAACGCCAAACTGGCGGCGTGA
- a CDS encoding polyprenyl synthetase family protein — MSVEPGLLKDALKAIAEDIDRSFDLLLPLPGDARDRLVEAMRYAAIGGGKRVRPLLVCATAGLFGVSRDSAVRVGTAIEAIHVYSLIHDDLPCMDDDGLRHGKPTVHLAFDDAAAVLAGDALHDFAFELLSDPVTSGDPFTRIELIRALATASGMNGMCGGQMMDIVAETSSFDLQTVTRLQQLKTGALLGAAVEMGAILGKAPPEGRTHLRGYARDIGLAFQIADDLLDAEGDEAAAGKALRKDERQGKETFLSLLGADRAREQARMLVEQAVQHLASYGPEADLLRELARFIVERNH; from the coding sequence ATGTCGGTTGAACCCGGATTGCTGAAGGACGCGCTCAAAGCCATCGCAGAGGATATCGACCGCAGTTTCGATCTGCTGTTGCCGCTACCGGGCGATGCGCGTGACCGGCTGGTGGAAGCGATGCGCTATGCCGCGATAGGTGGAGGCAAGCGTGTGCGCCCCCTGCTGGTTTGCGCAACGGCTGGCCTTTTTGGCGTTTCGCGCGATTCCGCCGTGCGGGTGGGCACGGCGATCGAAGCGATCCACGTCTATTCGCTGATCCATGACGATCTGCCGTGCATGGATGATGATGGGCTGCGTCACGGCAAGCCGACGGTGCATTTGGCGTTCGACGATGCCGCCGCCGTTCTGGCAGGCGATGCGCTGCACGATTTCGCGTTTGAACTGCTGTCCGACCCGGTGACCAGCGGCGATCCTTTTACGCGAATCGAACTGATCCGCGCGTTGGCCACGGCCAGCGGGATGAACGGCATGTGCGGTGGCCAGATGATGGACATCGTGGCCGAAACATCCAGCTTCGATCTGCAAACCGTAACCCGGTTGCAGCAGTTGAAGACCGGCGCATTGCTGGGTGCGGCGGTGGAAATGGGCGCAATTCTGGGCAAGGCTCCGCCCGAAGGCCGCACCCATCTGCGCGGCTATGCCCGCGATATCGGCCTTGCGTTCCAGATTGCCGATGACCTGCTGGACGCCGAAGGTGACGAGGCGGCGGCAGGCAAGGCGTTGCGCAAGGATGAGCGGCAGGGCAAGGAAACCTTCCTGTCGCTGCTGGGCGCCGATCGTGCGCGCGAACAGGCACGGATGCTGGTGGAGCAGGCCGTGCAACATCTTGCCAGCTATGGTCCCGAAGCGGATCTCCTGCGCGAACTGGCGCGCTTCATCGTGGAGAGGAACCATTGA